The following nucleotide sequence is from Citrus sinensis cultivar Valencia sweet orange chromosome 6, DVS_A1.0, whole genome shotgun sequence.
TTGAAAGAAATGTTTAAATCAGATACATACATAAACATTGAAACTATTAGCCTCTTGAAAGTAAATTTTGAAGTATACATCGATTAATATGTTTACTTCACACCGTTCTTTTGATGGGACAATATCTTAGAAGGAAACTTCCAACTCATGATACTTTATattatctcattttttatttacacataatattaattactataattttGGTTAATGAACaactataataaattaaataatttttacttataATATATGATCTAGTTAGAAAGGTGGCCTCACTTCCACGAACTGttgatataaataattttggttaCTTATATATTggtttaatttatcaataaattaaacaacgtaataatttattgcattattggattgtaataaaaatactaCTCGGTACTACTTTATATGTCGTGTTTGGGAGAACGTCAAAGTGTGGAATTAGACTAATTGTTTGGATAACATTTGAGTGTACTCTCATGTTTGGCAAACACACTTAGATTAGATTAAGTGGACTAAATTCAAATGTAGTTAATACATTTGAATGGATTAGTTATCCTCATTTTTTCATAGTTTAAGGGGGATTAGACTAACAATCTttgtcttattattatttatttgtatttctttatttatgtattgttattatttatctatttagtTTTATTCATGGTTCCATTAacattaagtaatttatttttttattgtacgTATGACATCTTCTTTCATTTAGTTATTTGTATTAACATTTAAtgttaaatactttattcatattatattatataattaaaacattatttattaagtaaCATCCCTTTTAtcatttgaatattatgtaattttgatacataatgaatttaaattttaatgatttaaattataatttatttaataatctaaTCGAATCCAGATCATATAGTCAATCCAATTAAATCTTCCGTGCCAAACGTAGCCTGACATTATAAATCTTAACGAATAATGGAACACCTATTAATTACATGATTTCgtatcatattttaaaatatttgttaaaaattcaCGTGTAATGCTtagaatattttatgttttttatttgattattatattatgGTTACACAATAACTGGTATACTAAATTTTTCTCAGTTATtacttattaaattataatttttatttatgactATATAGATTCAtgaatctaatctaatcttaCGTGCTAAACATAACCCTTGTATTGTCAACCATCTCCATAGCTCATTATTTGATTCACAAAATTGCGTACGCTTCAAATGTTTTCAAGCCTCCCACCGATGTCTTGCACATACCTTCAACATAGcttgttatttatgaaattccGCATTCACAGTAgaagtataaaaatttgatttaaatttattgggtTATGTTGAGAAAttgcatattattattaagttgtTACGCATATCACCACACTCACATATATGGTCGTTCCTCTCAATTCTTAAGCATCgcgaaattataattacttcTACAGAATGTCAACAATAAGCTAGAAAATGTTATGCAATTCCGCCATTCACCTACCACTTACACATGAATTTGAATAAGCGGGAATTTTGCACAGACCCACAGTTAATGTCCGAATGAATTTTCCTTACGTacaataagaattaaaataaaaatgaaacaatatAATTGAGCAATTTCTTCCTGATAAAGCAAAGCTGCACGCGTGCAATATATTGAACCATTTAATGCTGGGCTGGTTCTACGTTACGTGTAAAGTACGCCACACGCAACAACAGTTGCTTGTGCAAATAATTGCCACAACCCCATACCCCTGTATGGGATGTGACGTGAGGAAGTGAGGTTTTCAAAGGCAGTGGCGTTGTAGGTCCCCCCTTTTGATGGGACAATAACCTCTTGGTTGTTGTTGTCACGATTTTCTAGAAATTTAACCATGTTTAATGTGTTCTcgataaagaagaaattaaaattaaagtttgttaATGTGTAATTGCAAAATAGCCCAGGGATAGTTTAGAAACATTGTTTGCGTTCTTGATTttgttaacaaattttagtCGGTCCATTTGATATATTTCCATATGTTTTTCTGTATTAtgtattttatctttcattatTCTATGAGGTCAAATTAGTTTATCGGTACAGTGATTTAGGCATTACTCTATGGAAATGACTTTTTTTGGTTCAGtgaaaaatgcaataaaacaaaaagtcCCATCCAATAGGGAGACAACTATTGCTGTAAATAGTCAACTGATTTGAAGTCTCCGTTTTGAAACTGACCCAAAGATACGCTACCCTTTGACCCACTCCAGAGTCCAAAATATGTTCAGTGCTCCCAACCACGCCTTGTACTTTcaattttaccaaacacatcTCACTTTCCACTCCACCTGCCACTAATTTCACTTTCACCTTTACCAACCCACCGTTCTTAgttcaaaagttaaaaaacatAAACCGAAATGAGGAGAGAAAACTTGTTTTTTCACCAGTTGAGCTTTCAGCAACAACTCCAACTAAAAGAAACGAACAAGCCCAGGTTAGTTTACTTCTGTTCATCTTTCCAGTCGTACTCATAATAAGTTTTGGTGATTCCAACAAGCACTACTCGGTACTTAAGAATcgtttttatcaattttttttacttacttTATATGTCGTATATCTGCAACACTTGAAACCCTTAACCCTAGTGCTGTCATCGGGGGGTATTGAAACACATGTTCAGATGGATGATGTGAATGGATCCGTTCTAGTATTTGTTAAGTTCGACGGGGACGAACACTATATTGGTAGAGTGTATTTGGAGCTATGGACTTGGTACGGTCTGGTTGCCAATACTCTGGGTAGGCGTGCTTTACCGAATGAAACAAGTACTAATCCGCAGTCGGGCATCATACAACAGGAAGCTACATATGAAATGTTGGAGAATCGTTTTGCTGTAGGAAGTGAATTTGCCAATGAAGATGAGGCAGAGAGTTTGTATTTCTTGTATGCCAAGTTGAAGGGTTTTGGAGTAAGGAAAGATGCAAAGCGCATTGATGGGAATGGCAAAGTGAAGGGTCGGAGATGGGTTTGCAGCAGGGAAGGGTTCAAGCCTTGTAAGTATTTGGAGAACACCAACAGGAAAAGGGCAGCAAGGCCCCTAACTAGAACTGGATGCAGGGCAGGACTACGGATTctgtttgatgaaaaaaaaggtGCCTGGATCTCAACAATCTTGACAGCATATCACAATCATAACTTGACCCTGCCGCATCATGTTCATTACATTCGGGCACACAGGAAGGTTTCTTAGGTGGATTTGGCAACTGCTTCTGTAATGCACCGTGTGGGCATAAGGCCTTCTCAGATTCATGAGTACATGGTCCAATGTTCTGGTGGATATAGCGAGGTCGGCTACATGAGAAGGGATGTAGAAAATGTGGTTGCAAGTCAGAAGCGAAAACAACTACAGGATTTTGATTCTGAGTCGTGCATAGCATATCTGAATGGGAAGAAAAGTTCTGACCCTTCTTTCTATTTCGAGTACACAATTGACGACGAACATAGATTGGGTGATATTTTTTGGTGTGATGGTGGTTGTAGGGCAGATTATGCAATATTTGGAGATGTTATTGCATTCGACACAACTTACCGGACAAATGCTTACCTCAAACCCTTAGTTGTTATTGTAGGCATTAACCACCACTATAAAACAACAATCTTTGGGTTTGCTTTGCTGACGGCAGAAACTGAACAGGCCTATACGTGGTTGTTGGTGACATTTTTGCATGCTATGGAGGGTAAACATCCAAAGGCAGTCTTGACTGACGGAGACAAAGCAATGCGCAAAGCAATTTCAACAACACTTCCACAATCAATCCATAGGCTGTGCTGTTGGCACCTTGAGAGGAATGCACAATCAAATGTCGGGAGAACAGAATTTACGGCTGACTTTAAGGATTGCATGCTCTACACAAAGGACCATCAAGATTTTCAAGATAAATGGGATGCGATGGTGCGTAAACATCAAGTTGAAAGTAATGAATGGGTGAAGAAAATGTATGTTGACAGAAATTTATGGGCAGAACCTTATTTCAAATGGCAGTTCTTGGGGGGGATGCGAAGCACACAGAGATGCGAGGGATTTAATGCTTTCTTGAACTATTATGTGAATAGGAAACTTCGATTAATCGAATTTGTGGATCAAATTGACAGGTTAATGAGCAAACAGCGAGAGATGGAGGGAAAAGATGATTTTGACAGCTCATATGGGTCACCGGTATTGTGCACCCACCTAAGACAATATGAGCAGCAAGCTGGGGAAATTTACACGAAGTCCATGTTTGAGAAAGTCCGTACGGAACTGAATAAGGAGGGATTGCTTTTTATCAAAGGATATGTGGATGACATAAGCACCCGGACTTACAGCATCGGGGAGTTCCGAAAGGCAAACAAAGAGTGGAAGGTTGTATTCCATCACCAAACCaagcttgctgcatgtcagtGCCAACTTCTAGAGAGGCTGGGCATACCTTGTTCACATTCATATACGGTTTTAAAGGCTGAGGATGTTCAATCAATTCCAGAATGTATGCAACTGATGCGGTGGCTTAAAACTGCAAAGATAAACAACCCTCCGCAAAATGATGACCAAGCAGAGAAGGTGTACATGAGCAAACTGGTGCGTATAGGTTTAGTCAATGCAGCATGCAAGAGCTTGCAGTATCTTGCTGGCAACAGCCTCAAAGCATACAAAGAAGCGATGAAAGGAATCCACAGCCTGACATTGCGGCTCCAATCTATGTCCTTGACAACAACTGAACAAGATTTTGAGAGAAATCCCGATGTAATTTGAGACCCTATGCTTGTATTAACAAAAGGGGCACCGAAACAGCCGAAAAAGGcccaaaaaaaacaaagaaaatgcaGTCGATGTAACAAGCTTGGTCATACGGTTAGAACTTGCACGAGGAATCCATCACCCATCCCAACAAACATATATGGCAGGAATGATTGTAGTGACCACATGTCGGACAATGGCATAGAAGAATCACCCCATAATACCTCCACTCGGACCAACAGAAATATCGATGGAAGCTCAGAATCTAGGATGTAACCTGTAATTACCTGGCTTTTCATGTGGTATTATAAGATATATACTCTTGTAaatgttatttcattttgtgAAATTGTTGTGGCATACATATTAGTTATGGTGGAAACATAACTTAAATTTCGTAGTTGCTACTTAATCAGATATCTACCAAAACgtgctattttttattaatatgcTAATATTTTTCAGTGGTATAGTTGATTACTTTTGGCTTCTGTCTTtgcaattttttatctttttaaacaTTCTACTGCTgtccatattttataaatctgGTCTGCATATATCCTTATTGTAATGTTCCATCATGCCGGTGCTAAACATATCTGACTCAGATGGCTATTTgttccattttctttgtcataTATATTGAAGACTATTCTAACCGATTAATCCATTAATAACTTCATTGTTCATGCAGAACTATATGTAATTTGTTTGATCAACCATTATCTACTTCCTAGTTTACTGGTGACAAAGTTTGGGAAATGACATGTAAAAGTTTTTGTGGTCTTGTTCTGGAAACTATGGATTAAAATGGGTTTATGACTGATTTTTCTGGATATGTGAGTATGAAATTAAGTTCTGAAAATTTCCACGTTGTTTTCACTCATGATTACTTGTGTGAGTCAGCCAAAGTTTGCCATTTGCTACTGAGGCTGAAATTTAAACAGATCTGAAAATGTGCTCTTCATCTTAAGAAGCACATGTCTATTTTCATTTCGaataaactcaaattttgaatgGTTTATTCGAAATACGCAAAATCTTTTACTTAAAAGTTTGaacaattacaataaattgtTCCTTTGCTTTTGTAGCTGCATTAACCATTACAGTTGATGTTGAAATTCTGctttcttattaaaatttcaagttttgcAGACCTTCCTGCGTGGAGTAAGATGGCTGGATGCCTTGCATTTTGctgatattttttttgaactaTTCTTCATATCAAAGCTGTTATTAGGTCGTTGAGCATGTATTCCTGGGGATTTTTTGGCACTACTACCTTGTAACCTCTTCAAAAAGATGACAATATTGcagattttaatttgttactaTAAAGGTTGCTGGTTGCAGATTGGAATTTTGTATGGAAACCGTCAGTTAATTTCTTAAGTGTTGCTTTTGTACAAGTGTATAATGTAAATTTCAAATGccattattatttcattcttgTGCAAACATTAATTCTGGCTTTGCAACACTTATGTGCCTGAAAAGAGTACGTCTATTACCTTTAATTGAATCAAGGTTTGATACACCAAAAAATTGTGCAACTACTACAAGGAATACTTCACATtggcataattaaaaaataaaaatagcatTGCTAACTTAAGTAGCCATTTAAGTACGATAAATAAATGGAAGAATCAGACCGTTTTTTGTCTACACAAGTATTCTACATGTCCTGAAAATTAAGCAAGAACAATTCCCAATTGCACTTTTTACGTGCTCCAACAGCCGGATTTTCATCTCGTCGGCTGCAACCCTCGATACTCGCAATTTGTCTGCTCTTCTCAGTTCTAGCTgcaatttttcccttttctacCAGCTCTAAGagactttctttttcttgggAGTACATAGCCTGCTGTGCAAGTTCCTTCTCTTTGACAGATCTGGAACTTTTCTGCATCTTCATTTCAACAGTTTGTAACTTACTGCTATCTATCCTCCAGGATTTCTTAGTCCAATCCTCAATTTCCCTCACTATCTACTTACGAGAAATATGGAAAAAGAACAAAGAGACAGCACTCTAAGTTCTGGAGACTGAACAGAGAATCACAGCAAAATGTTTTAATCAAGATCTTCTTATGCACGATGGATTTTTGGCCttagaataaataatacatatgCAGTACTCACTTGTCAATATCCAATCCGGCATACTTGAAAAGGTTTAGGGAATTAAGGTTTCACAAAACATTGTAATAGATAAAAGTCAGTACaacaaatttaatcaataaagccccaacaaaaaaaggaTAACAAAGCAGAAATAAATCCAACTCCAACACCTGCAAAACAATACTGCATTATTACAAATGACATGAAAAAAGGGATTAATATAGCAATACTGCATTATTGATATAGGATCTATATATATGGCTCCTAAGCAGGAATAAGCCCTAGCTCTCACTCTACCACAACTGTTTGTCTTACACGACAATAACTAACCAGAGCATGAAAAAAGGCCAGAACAggataaataagcaaaatacACAGTGAATATAAAGCAGAACACCCAAAACTATAgatgatataaattataacgGAAAGTATAATTTTTGGCAAAACTGCAAGATAGATTGAAAAAACTACCTGCAGACATTGAGCCAACAAAGGTCTCAAGAAACCTGACAATCACCAGAAAAAAATTTTGCCCAGATGAAGCATGACTTCTCACTAAGGACATTGTCCTGCATATCAAGAACAGCTTACTTCAATCCCAAATCCTAACCCACATAATGATCTAACTGGTTATGACAAATGCAAATTTTACATACCGGTACAAGGATATCGCCATCTACCATTTGTGAAACATACAAAAAGATCAATTCTCACACATTAAATGTTTATCCGGATAAAACAGAAATTTCACTCGCAAGAAAATTGGGCATCATAGCTATCAACAAAGACTTACTGCATCGTTCAAAACAGATTCCCCAA
It contains:
- the LOC107178812 gene encoding protein FAR1-RELATED SEQUENCE 5-like translates to MHRVGIRPSQIHEYMVQCSGGYSEVGYMRRDVENVVASQKRKQLQDFDSESCIAYLNGKKSSDPSFYFEYTIDDEHRLGDIFWCDGGCRADYAIFGDVIAFDTTYRTNAYLKPLVVIVGINHHYKTTIFGFALLTAETEQAYTWLLVTFLHAMEGKHPKAVLTDGDKAMRKAISTTLPQSIHRLCCWHLERNAQSNVGRTEFTADFKDCMLYTKDHQDFQDKWDAMVRKHQVESNEWVKKMYVDRNLWAEPYFKWQFLGGMRSTQRCEGFNAFLNYYVNRKLRLIEFVDQIDRLMSKQREMEGKDDFDSSYGSPVLCTHLRQYEQQAGEIYTKSMFEKVRTELNKEGLLFIKGYVDDISTRTYSIGEFRKANKEWKVVFHHQTKLAACQCQLLERLGIPCSHSYTVLKAEDVQSIPECMQLMRWLKTAKINNPPQNDDQAEKVYMSKLVRIGLVNAACKSLQYLAGNSLKAYKEAMKGIHSLTLRLQSMSLTTTEQDFERNPDVI